AGAGTATCAATGGCGACACGAGGGTTTCTTTTCTTCTTATTACCCTTTTTCATTATCATcatatttttttctgtttatatcatAACCCACATTAATAATCAACATCCTTTTCTCAATTCTGATAAAAGTTCACTCGTCCCAAAATCAGACGACAAAATATGGCCTGTAAGTAATAATTCCATCATTATAATCcacatatttatatgtatatttattttgtGAAAATGGGTTATGAATGTTTTTATTGTTTTGGTTTAGGAATTGGAATTTAATTGGAGAATTGTGTTGGCAACTGTAATAGGGTTCTTGGGTTCTGCATTTGGTACAgttggtggtgttggtggtggtggtatctTTGTTCCAATGCTTACTTTAATTGTTGGTTTTGATACTAAATCTGCTGCTGCTCTTTCTAAATGTAGGTTCTTTTTACATTTTACTCTGTTTCTTGAATTTCTTTAAGAGTGCTCCTAAGTCCCAACCGTGACAAGCAAGCTTCCTCACCAGACTAGCTGCCACATTAGCACTTACTAATCATGGATAACTCAGGACTAGACACTCTCAACCATGACATGCTTACTCATAAAAATTAAGACCcactatataatataataaattatatgtaCAGATAGATATACAAgcaaaaagtatcattaatattccaTACCTCTTCCAAAAAATACCCTTACTTCCGTGTTTCTTTCTACTTTGAAAACAAGGAAACGAGGGCGAGGACGCTAGGGCGGTGCAGGGCAGCCGGTAGGGCGGTTTGCCATCGGCACCCTGCAGGGCTGCATGGAGGGCCGGGGTGGTGACACAACTGTTGGGACCACTCTTTGATTATTAAATTGTAATAGCATCTAAAATTGACTTTAGTAGAAAGCATATGTAAATTCATCCAATTATCCTTGTTGTCTTATTGCATTTATCCTGTGACCTCTTCAACTATAAAATTTGGATTTTGCATTATGATTGTGCTGACTTGTTAGCCGTGGCGATTCCAGAATGGAAACTCAAGGGGGTCCCATTTTTTTTccagtactaattatatttgaatgttattttaatcattatttacctTTATATATTACAAATTCAAAATATATATGAGATCCgactagttaaatttagtggtatccTATACAGTATAAAGGAAATGCTATAAATTTGAAAATTATGTGGGGTCATGTAATTAAATTTAGTGGGGTCATTGCTTGTTAGCTATATGAGTTGCCAAAGTCATCATGTTTACAAGAACCGCATAGTTTTTACATTAAAAGGTATAATTGAAGGTATATAAAAAACTTAGATGGTTGGATACAGGTAAAAATCTTATACGTTTACCGGTTTATTTGTTTTATGTAGTTTGTCTTTAAAATATTTGACATGAAGTTTTGAATTTGGTTTGAGTTTATTATTGATTGATGATTGAAGGTATGATAATGGGAGCATCAGCATCATCAGTTTGGTATAATCTAAGAGTACCACATCCATGTAGAGAAGTACCGATTCTTGATTATGATTTAGCATTACTGTTTCAACCTATGCTTATGCTAGGAATCACTTTTGGTGTGGCTCTTAGCGTTGTTTTTCCATATTGGCTTATCACTGTTCTCATCATTCTTCTGTTTTCAGGTAACAATACTAAAGTTTATTCATCTTTTAATACTAAAGATTTGATCTTTTGTTATGGTTTATTACAATATATAGTACCCATTATATGTTTTAACAATTCTTCCTTTGTTTCATTTTCTCTCTTTAAAAATGGTCTAAAACCAAGGTGGTTGGTTGATTTTTTTTGCTGTATAATACTCATTTCTGCAGACTGCagacttttatataaaaaaaagggtAAAAAGAGTAAAGGGTAGAAGGTTTTTCCCTGTTCGAGTTACctggagggcgagtaatccgaccccatactctaatGCATGCAGCCAAACATgattactccctggctgtttccaactcTTCCCTAACCACCACAATATATTCGTCCTAGGTAGGATTTGAacttgagacctcttgcaaggaactcagggcCCCAACCAATGGGCTATCTTGTGATGGCTATAAAACATTTTATATAATTATGGATTTTTTTTATGTTGATGATTTTGAATATTGGCAATTGAAATGATATAATGTTGATAGGGACATCTGCAAGGTCTTTCTTAAAAGCAATTGAAATGTGGAAGGAAGAGACAATATTGAAGGTGAATCATTCTCTAGACCTTTATCTATAAATATGAAAATGTTGaaaatttatataaatttattagtacaCTTATTCTTGCTGATATTATGGCAGAAAGAACTTGAAAGGCCACGAGAGTTCGCCAATTCTTGTGGGGAATGTAAGTCCGAGACTATATCTTGAATCTTTTCAGCGCTAAAATGtaacttttttctttttcttttaaactTGGTTTGCTTTGTTAacttgtattttttttttgttattgtttGCACACTTTATGTTCTTAGTGCTGATCGACACATTTGAGCCGCTTATCCCTAAAGAGGAGAAAACACCAATGGTGACCCTTTTTTAGCTTAagatttggatttttttttttttctttctatgaaTCAGGTTATTTGTTAGCGTAACATTTTGTTACCTAAATTTTCAGCAAATTGTTCTGTCTAATATACGCTGGAAGATGCTGACAGCACTCATAGTCGTTTGGGTTGCATTTTTAACACTTCAGATCATTAAGGCAAGCAGTTTTCATTTCCTCTATAATCTTTACCCCATAATTTGAGTGTACTTTGACTTTCATTAGTCAAACATATTCACTCTTTTCATTTTTTTtggacagcgattgggatcacccgagggggactaaaccacccgttgcgatcatctcccgtttcgactatgccgatgcagcgataataaccccgcccccatcgctgcccgggaggaaaccttgaaaccgatccaagggcacggtcaagtaaaaccccctccccttttcGATAAAAAAGAAGGATAGCTACATCTTAATTTATAAAAACACGGAGTATTTATACTTATACTAGTGACACTAGGAAGCATTTTGATTTTTGAAAAATGAAAGAAAGTTCGCCTATTACAAATTCAAATTTGGATAGTAATATGTTTGACTTCTCAATATTATGTCTAACTGCTAACCGCGACTCTGATCTTATATATCACTGCAGAATAGCTTAAAAGTATGCACTACAACATATTGGGTAGTCACCATAATACAGGTAGTTTGAAGTTAAACGATAATATTTCCTAGATTCAAGGTGGGTGGTCGGGCCAAATTAGTACATGTctaaatgggtcaggttgggtGGGATTGATCTCAAACAGTTTATGAGTAATGATCAGTATTTAGTTATTTACAATAATAACACCATTACAATttaaaataatttatttatttaaagaggtTATATATATGCATCAAAAACAAAATTTGGAACACTTTCAACCTGGTTAATCTGACCATTTGAACCATGTTTGACCCATTGGATATAAACACTACCCAAAAAAGGTTGAACTAGCCTGCTCTAGTATACTCAATATGCATCACCAGTTGTGCTAAATAACTTGAGGGTTATGTTTTGTGTCTTTTGCAGTTCCCGGCAGCACTGACAGTGTTTGGGTACGAATGTGTTAAGTTGTACACGGAAAGCAAGAAGAGAAAAATTACGGGGAACCCTGAATCGGTATGTGAGGCTGCAATCGACTGGACTGGACCCCACCTTGCATTCTGTGCGTTTTGTGGAATCTTAGGTGGCACCGTCGGTGGTCTCTTGGGGTCCGGTGGCGGGTTCATTCTCGGCCCCCTTTTACTGGAAATCGGTGTCATGCCGCAGGTAAACAAATTTATTctattttaatttcttttattctATTTTGAATGGTGTCATGCAACAATGAGCTATCCTAAAATTTATATGATAGAGTTGTCACCGTCCGGATTTTAATCATTGTTGACCTTAATTATGCATGAAATGAGTGTACAATGTGAAAATGTCCTGAAAACATGAACTCTATATGCCCATTTCTAGTTTCTGATTGTGTTTTTTAGCTATTTAacaaaggaaaaaaataaaaataaaaatctgtcATTGTATTTGTATAGGTTGCAAGTGCAACTGCGACGTTTGTGATGATGTTCTCATCATCGTTATCAGTGGTCGAGTTTTACCTTTTGAAGCGGTTCCCGATTCCTTATGGTATGATATCTGCTACCATTTCACCATTCAACTTCAATCTTTATCGTTCATTAGAACTTGAACACTACTAGATGTGGCAAATTCAACCCATTTACTTATAAATGGCTCGATTATAAAGTGTTTGAAAAATAGGCTAAAAGGAAACAGGTCAATGGGGGTGAAATTCGTTCTAAGTGTATTTTAATATTACctttttatatcatttttttcactTCTGAAATATAATAACCTTAGTAATCATATCTGGGACACTAGTTGTTTATGTGACCCGAACCTATTTCAATTCAACCAGTCCACCCTGCttatttttctacttttttttttttttttagataaaaaATGAATGTTTTTCGTTTGCAGCTTTATATTTGATGGCGGTATCAGTTATGGCTGGTTTCTGGGGTCAATTCTTTATAAGAAGACTTGTTGCATTTCTTAAGAGAGCGTCGCTTATTGTCTTCATTCTTTCAGCTGTCATTTTTGCCAGTGCTCTTACAATGGGTAACATTTAACTTCATTTTTTTTTGTGGTCTACGTTGTACTTTAATTAAAAGATCTACAAGATACCTcagtggttggggccctgagttccttgcaagaggtctaaGGTTCGAATCGTCTTTAGGACGAATATATTGTGGTGGCTAGGGAAAGGTTGGAAACAACCCGTGAGTAATCCTGCTAGGCTTCGTACCAGAGTATGAGGTCGGATTACTCGCTCTCTCGGGTAGCCCGAACAGGGAAAAACATTCTACCTTTACACTGACTGaattcttttttattttatttatttattttttttggtgTAGGGGTTATTGGTGTCGACAGAAGCATCAAGATGATACACAACCATGAATTCATGGGATTTCTTCAGTTTTGTAGTAGTCAATAGCGCCCGATAAAATGTCAATATTCGAAGGGAGGATTGAagaaaacgtacaaagacgttgaTATACAGAATGTAGCGGGTTTGCCTTCTTACTACAATGCATGGTTAGATAGGATAGTTTTGTCTTTTTACATTCAATATCCAAAGTTGATTATGACAATATGGATTTCTATTTACTGTTTACACATCGACACTTGTTTGAGGCATACTGAGCTATTAAAGTAGCTAGCTCACCAGGATCTAATCTGAGATGTTTTTTGTTGTTAATCTAAAGGGTCCGGTCCAAACACGTATATTTTTTGTTGTTCAGTTAAAAGCTAAAAATGTAGTTGATAGTATAGGTAATATAAAATAAATGGTAATACGAATATATATCAGTATTTTTGCTAGTATTAAACATGTCAAATGTAAACAAAGTATAGGAGGGATATATTGGGTGGTAAGATATTGAATAGATTGGTAAGATATTGAAGAGAGTTTGGGGGGTAGGATATTAAAAAGATATGTACTAACTTATCAAGTGGAAGAATTTCCTCTCTACACCATATTGCCTATATATAAACAGCAACATGCGAAGAATTGGAGAACACAAATAAACAACTTACATATTGCCTTTCACCTCCATATGCCCACACACGATACCAATCGAGTCATATTCAAAAGCTAACATGTAAATCCAACTTATATCAATATCAAGAGCAAACAAAGCCATGCCCTTTATCCACAGTCATTCGGTTCCTATTAGGGATGAGTGGCGTAAAACCAATTGTACTCGAAGTGTAATATGAGTTACCAAATAGGGAATCGCCACCCGACACGACAAAACACCCACAAACCCTCATATTAACTTAAGAAATTTAACCTATATCGTGAGTGATACCGTTAGTCAAGTCAACGAGTAAGGTCATCACGAGCCATATTTCTGTCTTGTAATTTGACGTATCATCAGTAGTTTTATAAAAATCTCAACCTGGAATTCACGACCATCGATAGGTGGCCAATGAAAGTGTCGGATACAGTCACGAGATAATCTGTTAGGCTTGCACCATATTCCCCCTCCCCGAGTATACTGTATATCCGTTTAACCTCATCTTGACATTCACAACACTCCGTATCCTAGTAAGCTTCTTTTAGTGAACCGGATATGATATTTCACATAGTTAAGTAATATAAGTAGCTCATAGCTTATTGATTTTCGGATCTTTTATTTAAATTCATGCTTTTTGCAAaacaaaatagaaaaagaaaaattataataaataaGTAGCAAAGGTTATCCAAAGTCAAAACTCAAaagctttttatatttttttatgctTGACTTAGTGATATAGGGGTAGGATCTAACTTGGCGTATAGCCAACTCATGTTCGATTCTCACTTCAGGCAGAGAGTtttcaacctttgatggtactCTCAACATCAATGCTATTTGGGAAGGTCTCTAGGGGGTTTTTCCAACCTtcaatggtactgccaacatcgtcgcgaattgggtttcctcctaacgcATGTGTGGCTGAGAAATGAGAGCATTTGATGTCGATAtcgtctttaaaaaaaaaaacttcgtatatttttattttttgatttcTTTTCTATTTCAAGTTAGTTGGGCTACTCTtttattaaactaaataatatactgtaataatatatttttatttactttaatTTGATTAAAATCTAATGCtagtaaaataattattattacattcgTCTTGTAATACTCACATTGTTATACATTAGTTTGTCCTTTTTAAAGAAAAAATTTTAGTGAGCAAAAAAGATTTAATTGATGAAAAATAAAGTTAGTtcgaaaattcaaaaattttgtgtcTTGGCAAAGTGTACTGAAGAGAGTAATTTTGTTAAGAGAGATGAAAACTAAAGACGATAATCTGACTTTGATTGCCTGTGGTCAATCATACCGTAACTCACAACTGCAAGTACTAGTTGTGTAGCCGTGGGCTAGCCTCTGCTGACATGATTACAACCAGTCATCGATAACAATCAAACTGCAATCATTTAAATTCTAAAAACAAAGTAATCGATAAAAATATGAATAACATATATGTTCATCATTGTGTAAATTAGAGTTTTAAACATAAAAGTCTGGGAACAATATTTTTATTCTAAGATTATCATTGAAGAGTCAAGTAAACACCTCAATAAACAGTCGATCTCTAGATGGACCGAGAACAACCGGTCTTGAGATACTATCTCGAGAATAATATATAGAAGGTAATATTACCCCTAACACGATTTTTacacaaatatatacataatattcaaTTGTTCATAAGGGAATTTGAATTCATGACTTCAAGGTGAGAGGAGCACTTCGAGACCGCCAGACAAATGGGCCCTTTGGTGGCCCTTTGGTTATATAGAAGGTAATGTTAGCTAGACCATACATAGTCCATACACCATACAGTCCATATATGCATATCTACATAATATAATTAGTCAAACAAATGATAATACTTCAAATAAATATATACTGTACAATAAACTTTTATACCGTCTGAAAAGCCGTTAGCTCGGATCAAAATCATGTTTTTTAACTAGTAAAAACgataaataagaaatattattcGATAAATCACGTAGTCACATAAACAAATAGCTAAATAATACATACACTAATACTAATTCTAAGGATAAGATGGGAGAACCGCCCAGTTATTGTAAGGTGGAGCGGGCACAGATGTGGCCGGATCGTAGTTCATCACATAGTTACTGTCATATGGGGCGGTTGTAGCAGCCTGATGTTGGCCTAGTGTCAGCTGATGCGGGTGGTTGTTAGAGGTGCGAACGGTTGCAACTGACGTGCTTTCCACAGTATCTTCGCCAGACACGTAAGTGTACCCCGTGCTAGATCCTGCGCCTTGTCTCTTGCTAACTTGTTCCTTAAGTATAGTTCTCAATGCTAAAACCTTGGGATCAAAACTAGAGAATTAAGTACTAAAAAAAGGATAAGAGATCTCATGTTCGAACCTTACTAAGTAACAACTTATCTTGGGGTACTATAGTGAATAAAGGGTCAAATTGTAATGGAATAACCAGGTGAAGCCGCTTATATCTGATAAGAAGACCTTTATTAAGAAGACCTTTATCACAACAAACTTTATAGGTTGTGACACTTTTTTAAATGATCTTTTAGCTCCTCAAAATATGAAATGCAAGTTTGGATAGTGGAAAAATTTTGTGTCAAAAAATTTAAGCATGAAAAACTATGGCTTCAAAGTTTTTAAGTGCTATTAACTTTTTAACATATCCAAGTGTCATTGCATTCTTATTAATTTCTGTCGCTTTTAAGTGTCAACAACTTAACTTTATGACACTTATGTGTGTCAGAAACATATCAAATTATTTATAATTTAAAGCGTCAAAAATAATGTAAGCGTCAAAAAATAAAACTTTTATTGTAGTCTTTATTCGTTTACCGTTTAAGTACCGAAAAATCATTAATAATGAAAGACTACAATTGATGAAACTAGCTATAAATTGTTGACTAAGTGATGATTTAGAACTAAATCTTGAAAGTACCACCAACTTTGTGGAACATATAATAATTTTACATTTAAGGGTATTTGTATTTGTATGTACCTCTTCTTGAAGCTTCTGTTTCTCTCTTGAGACAGCATCAAACTCTTGTTTTAGGGTATCATATAAACACTCGAGCTGCTTAGTCTTCCATCGTGCACGTCGGTTTTGAAACCACACTGCAATTTGTCTTGGCTGCAGACCAAGTTCATGTGCTAACTTCATCTTGGTTTCAGGGTCAAGTTTCTTCTCCTCCTGAAAAGTGTTTTCTAGTGCCTCTAACTGCTCATTTGTTAACCTTTTCTTCTTATCTTGATTGTTATTATTTTCATACTCATTTTGGTTCATTTCCATTATTGCTAATGGTGCTTGCATCATTTGATG
The window above is part of the Rutidosis leptorrhynchoides isolate AG116_Rl617_1_P2 chromosome 1, CSIRO_AGI_Rlap_v1, whole genome shotgun sequence genome. Proteins encoded here:
- the LOC139865122 gene encoding sulfite exporter TauE/SafE family protein 4-like gives rise to the protein MIEGMIMGASASSVWYNLRVPHPCREVPILDYDLALLFQPMLMLGITFGVALSVVFPYWLITVLIILLFSGTSARSFLKAIEMWKEETILKKELERPREFANSCGELLIDTFEPLIPKEEKTPMQIVLSNIRWKMLTALIVVWVAFLTLQIIKNSLKVCTTTYWVVTIIQFPAALTVFGYECVKLYTESKKRKITGNPESVCEAAIDWTGPHLAFCAFCGILGGTVGGLLGSGGGFILGPLLLEIGVMPQVASATATFVMMFSSSLSVVEFYLLKRFPIPYALYLMAVSVMAGFWGQFFIRRLVAFLKRASLIVFILSAVIFASALTMGVIGVDRSIKMIHNHEFMGFLQFCSSQ
- the LOC139865138 gene encoding homeobox-leucine zipper protein ATHB-22-like, translating into MEWSGGINPRPFIPRPTAQSSFAFLYNYNNDHYMYPPPGVAEMKHQMMQAPLAIMEMNQNEYENNNNQDKKKRLTNEQLEALENTFQEEKKLDPETKMKLAHELGLQPRQIAVWFQNRRARWKTKQLECLYDTLKQEFDAVSREKQKLQEEVLALRTILKEQVSKRQGAGSSTGYTYVSGEDTVESTSVATVRTSNNHPHQLTLGQHQAATTAPYDSNYVMNYDPATSVPAPPYNNWAVLPSYP